GCGCAAGCTGAACATGAAATCGAATGGGAAGGCGGCGCGGGGGCTGGCGGGGGCACCGGGGATTGGCGGGGGGAACTACTTCCTGGAGCCGGGAGAGCTGACGCCGGAGGAGATTGTCCGGGACGTGCAACGGGGGCTGTTCGTGCTGGGCACGATGGGGTTCGGGGTGAACCTGGTGACGGGAGACTACTCGCAGGGCGCGGTCGGGCTATGGATCGAGGATGGGGAGCTGACGCACGCGGTCGAGGAGGTCACGATCGCGGGGAACCTGAAGGAGATGTTCCGGAACGTGAGCGCGATCGGGAATGACCTGGAATTTCGCGGATCCGGCGCGGTGCCGACGGTGCGGGTCGAGGGAATGACGGTTGCGGGGAGTTGAGGCCCCCTCCCCCCTGTTTTTTGCGCAAAGTCTTCAAAACAGGGAATTTAGGCTTGGACCTTGTGTCCAGACAGACACAGGGGTGTGGTAAATAGTGCTCAGGACCTAGCGGACGATTCCGTGCAGCGGAAGCGTGATGGTCTCTGTGTGGGGTGGAAGGCAGATCTGGTCGTTGCAGGATTGGTAGCGGACGAGGATACGGCTGCTGGCGCCAGAGGGCAGCGAGCGCGGGGCACGAACTTTGACGGTGAAGTCGGCGGCGTTCTGGAACATGCCGGTGGGCTGGCGAAGGACGGGATCGGGGACCATGCGCGGCTCAGGCTCGGCGACGTCGAGCAAAGTCAGGGGGTCGCCCTCGGCGAGGCCAATCTGGGTGGCGATGGGACCACCCTCGGGTTCTTCGAGGGCATAGATGTGCCAGCCGGGGTCGATGTGCGCGGTGAGGGTCAGGGTGAACGAGGCTCCCGGAGCGGCGGGCGATTTTGGTCCCTGGACGGCCCAGTGGGCAGGGGTCGGCGGAGCGGCGAGCGCCACCGAAGCGACGAGGGTGGCGGCGAAGAGGAACAGAGCGGAACGAAACGAAGATGGGTTCATCGGGTGGCTGTCTGCGTGGTGTGCTGCTGGAGTGGAACGAACGCGGCGGCGACGACGCGGTGGGATTTGGTGTCCTCGACCCAGGCGGCCACGGCGAGATCCGCCGGAGGAAGCGTGGTATCGGTCATGAGGAAGTGTACGGGGCCGAAGCTGGCGTTGTGCTTCTGATACTCGGCGAGGTATTTGCTGAGGGTGTCGCTGACGGCGGCCGGATCGAAGGTAAAGGAGGCATTGGACCCACCGGTTGAGGCGATGGGGAAGGCGTCAGTGGAAGGCTTGGCGAGCGCGCGGACGACCATGGAGTGGAAGCGGATGCCGTTTTCGCCGCTGTAGCGCACGTCTTTCTGGACGAGGGCGAAGTTGAGCACCAGGTTCGGAGGTTCGGGCACAGGGGCGGGTTTGGCCGCTTCCTCTTTTTTATCCGCGCTCTTGTCCGCTGCGGCGAGCGCAGACGGTTCTTCATGCTTCGCGGTGAGGGCCTTGCCGAGCGCGGCGGGGTCGGTGACGTGGACCTGTGCGCTGGCGGCGATGGTGTTTACAGGCGTGAGGCTGGCGGTGAGCTCGAGGGTGACGCCGGATGGTGTGGAGAGGTCGGTGTCGATGGCCTTGCTGAGGGCTTCGAAGGCGCCTTTTGCGCGGGATCGGTCGCCGCCCAATACGGGGGCGGACTGGCCATCGACGAGGACGTGCGGCGTGCCGCCCAGATGGATGTACTCGCCGCGCGCTGCGGTATCGGCGTTGGCGAGCGGGTCGGGTTGCGGGATGTGCTGGTCGAAGGAAAGGGCGACCACTTCGGTGCGCGGATAGGACTCGAGGATGCCGTCCATGCCGAGGTCGGCGGCAACGCAGGGTTCGCAGCCGGAGCCGGTGTAGAGCTCGACGAAGACGGTGCGGCCTGAGGCGGCGGCAGTGTGCGGCGAAGGTGTGAACGGCTGCTCGAGGCTGCGGTAACGCTTGTCGAGCTCCGCATCGAGGCCGGAGGGATCGTTCGGGTGCTGCGCGGCGTAGAGCTCGACCAGAAGGGCGTTGCCGGAGGCGTTGATGCCTCCGTAGAGCTCGGCGAGCTCGAGGTCCTGGATGGCCTCGGTGTCGTTGTGGCGGGCGTGCGCGATCTGGCCGCGGGTGAGGAAAATGTCTCCTTCGAGCGGTTCGAGGTGCTGGGCCTCGTCGAGGACCATGGAGGCTTTGTCGAGCTTGCCTTCGTGAAAGTAGACGTCGGCGAGGGTCTGGAGATAGGCGGCGCGGGTGCTGCCGGCGATCTTCTGAAGAGCGTCCGCGGACGGCATCGGTCCTTTGAATTTGGCGAGGCTCTCTTTCGTCTGCGCGACGACGGCGGCGATCGTGGTCTTATCGACGGCATCTTTGGACCAGGACTCAGCGGACTTGAGATCGGCGCCGTTGGGCGCGGCTTCGGCGAGATCGAAGGCAACAGAGTTTTCCTCGTCGGCGCGAGCGTTCGGCTCGGCGGTGTCGATGATGGCCTTTGCGGCTTGATGAATCTCGCGTTTGTTTTGCGGCTCCTGAGCGAGCAACAGCTTGAGGATCATCTTGCGGGCGAAGGGATCGAGCTTGCTGTCAGGAAAGTCGTGGAGAAACGCCTGGAGAGCCTTGAGGTGCTCGTCGGTGTCAGCGATGGAGGTCGTGGCTCTCCATGCCTTGCGATCGGGAGGGACTTGCATGGCCGGTGGGGCCATGGACGCGGCGGCCGGCTGAGAGGAATTCGTAGAGGTCTGGGAGGCGGCAGGGAGAACGAGGCATAGGCCGGCGACAGGGACGGCCAGCCAGGAAAAGCTCCGCGTGTGCATGGCTCACTCCTGCGATCGATGCGTGCCATCGACCGAGTTGCGACAGCATAGCATCGTGCGGCGATGGCGTGGGATGAATCAGGCGGACGCAATGGCTGAGGCTCGGCCATCATTGCTGATACCACGGGACAAACCAGTCAGCTCCAGAAGTCTCTGTTCATCGCGCCGGACGTCCGCCTCGATGTCCTGGACGATCATTACGGCGCCCCACTGCGTTCCGTTCTCGAGGCGCACGGGCGCGGCGGTGATGTTGAGCCATCTCCTGCGGCCGTCCGGGTCGCGCAGGAGAATCTCCTCGCTCCTGGTGGTCCTGCCGGTACGCATGGCGGACGTCAGGGGCATGCTTGCTTCCGGAATATGGTTGCCGTTGGAGTCGAAGAGGTGCCATCCCTGGTGTGACCAGACCATGTCCGGGGTGAAGCGGAATCCGACGAGTTGCTCGGCGTGCGGATTGGCGCGCAGGACGCGGCCGGTGGATGATTCGACGAGAACGATGCCGACGGGCGCGGCCTGGAAGAGGGCGCGCAAGCGAGCCTCGCCGCAGCGAAGCTCATCGACTGCGCGTTTGTGCTCGTCGATGTTTTCGGCGCTTCCGTACCAGCGAATGATGCGACCGTTTTCGTCACGGCGGGGGTAGCCGCGCCCGCGCATCCAGAGCCAGCGACCTTCGGACTGGACACGGTACTCGATATCCAACGGATCTCCGGTGCGAAGGCAGTGCTGCACGGCGGCGACGGCAAGAGGGCGGTCCTCGGGATGGACGCACTCGAGCCAGTCGCGGTTTTCGGCGGGCTTGCCGGTAAGGGCGTGCCAGCGGGAGCTGATGGAGATGACGTTCCCGTCGGGATCCGCGACCCAGGGAATCTGCGGGTTGAGCTCGACGGTGTGGCGATAGTGGTCTTCGCTCTCGCGGAGGGCCTGTTCCTTCTGCTTGAGGGCGCTGATATCGGCTACGGAGATGCAGACGCCGAGGATCTCTCCGGCCTCATCGCGCACTGGCTCGTAGCAGACCATCAGGGTGCGGGCGGGCTCTCCTGCGATGGGCGTGGAGCTGAACTCGATATTTCTGAGCGATTCGCCCTGGAGAGCGCGATGAAGAAAGGGCTCGACCTGGGCGTAGAGCTCAGGGCTGAGAACCTCAGAAACCTTGCGGCCGAGGTGAGACTCGATAGGCTTGTTATTGGACTGCGCAAGACGCTGGTTGAGATTGACGTAGCGGAGCTGGGTGTTCACGAATCCCAGGCCGACGGGCGCGCCGTCGTAGATCGCGCGAAGCTGGGAGAAGCGTTCGGTGGGCTGCGCGTCGACAGACAAAAAGCGGGAGCTGATCGCGGGCGGGGCCTCGGTGTTGACGCCGGGGAATGGCTCGGGACGGGCGAGGATACCAAGGAGTTCTGCGGCCGGAACTGCCTTTCCGTAGAGGAACCCCTGGCCGAGGCTGCAGCCCTGCCAAGCAAGGAGGTTGGCCTGGCTCTGATGCTCGATGCCTTCGGCGACGGTGGTGAGGCCGAGACTCAGGCCGAGACCGATGACGGCGGCTGTAATCTTGCGGCTCTGGCGTGTCTCGGTGATGGAGCGTACGAAGCTGGCGTCGACCTTGAGCTCGTCAAACGGAAGCGATTGCAGGTGCAGGAGGCTGGAGTAGCCGGTGCCGAAGTCATCGAGGGCGAGCCGCATGCCGCGCTGCTTGAGCTGGCGGGCGACGCTTCCGGCGAGTTCGAGGTCGTCCACGAGAGCGCTTTCCGTGAGCTCGACGGTAAGGCGGGAGAGGTCAAACTCTGCTTCTTCGGCGATGATGTCGATCAGTTTGGGTAGTGATCGGTCATGCAACTGGGCCGGCGAGACGTTCACGGACAGGCCGAAATTCTGCGGCAGGGAGCGGACCTCCGCGAAGGCGGAGATCAACAGCGAGGCAGTGAGATTGTTGGCGAGCCGGTACTGCTCGATGAGAGGAATGAAGACACCCGGCGAGATGAGGCCGAGGGTCGGATGCTGCCAACGGGCCAAAATCTCGAAGCCATGAATCTCGCCGGAGCGGAGATCGACGAGCGGCTGAAAACAGGGGACAAACTCCCCCTGTTCGAGAGATTGGACTATGTGGTGCGCACTAAGCTGCATTAAAGGCCCGTTTTCCGCTTCTTGCTGAAGAGCTACAGGCGAGTACCTTACAGCAGGGACGATCTCCTTTCCATCCCCCGTTCGTTTGAAAAACGAGTGCAGTGCGGAGTTTGCGTTGCAGTTTGGAACATGAAGCCGGGATGGAGCGAGGGGTCAGGGCTGGGGTTGCTGATCTGGTGAGGGAGGCGCGGTCTGGCCGGGTGGGACCACGGCGGGTGGCGTTTCTTTGGGCTTGGGTGCGGCGATGACCGGGCATTTGTCGGAGAGATCCTTGGCGAGGTCTTCGCGTTCGACAGAGAAGTTGAGCAGGCGCTTTTTGTCGGGGCCGGTGGTGATGCGGAAGATGTAGATGGTTTCGTAGTCGGAGTTGAGCCAGCGAGGAACGATGTCTTTCTGGCCGAAGGATTTCAGCATTTCCTCGGCGAAACGGCGGGCCTGGATGTGCTCCCAGGCGACAACGACGAGGGTGTTGGCGAACTCGGGCTTGAGAAGCTCTTTCTCAAGGCCCTTGATGTCGGTGGCGGCGATCTCAGCGTTGACGGGCATGCCGAGCGAGATGGCGTAGGGCTCGATGGTGGCGAGGGGGCGGACGTAGGAGTGGTGGGTGGCCGAGGGCAACGAGTTGTCGTTGTCGGTGGGCTTGGTAGGGTTGGCGGCAAAGATGGCGGAGGGCTTGCCGTAACGCGCGAGGATTGAGGGCAACGCCAGCGCGCGATTGAGGCCCTGGCAGTCCAGCTGGCCGCGAGCCTTTTCGGCTGGCTTTTCGGCGTGGCGGACCATCACGATGGTTTCAGTGCCCGGGGTTTGATCGGCGATGGCCAGTGTGGCGGGCGTGAGCGCGAGAAGAGCAATGAGAGTTGGAAGGCGACGGCGAAAAAACGACATGGAGGGTGAGACGGGAGATTGTGGTGTGGGGTTGAGTAGAAGGAGGAATTGGGACGATGTTTGCTGCGTGATGCGCAAATTCAGGCGGCGGGTCGTGGGCGCGAGCAGCAGGTTATTGGAACTCTGCCGGACAATCGACGTATATAAGTGTGCGATGAGATGGGGATCCGGGCCGAGTTGCGAAAATTTTTTGAGGTCGTCGCGTTGCGCAGCCGGGATGATGGTGGGGCTGCTCTGCTTTGTTTTTTGTGCGGGCTTCGGAGTGCTGGGATCGAGCGCGCAGACGGCAAGTGCGCCGCGGTTAAGCAGCGAGCAGTGGCACGAGGATTTGAAGTATCTCGCTACGGAATTGCCGAAACGGCACGCGAATGCCTTCCACTTCCTTTCTGAAGCGAAGTTTGCCGAGGAAGTAAAGCAGTTGGACGGCGCGCTGGATCATCTTGACGGCGATCAGATTTTCGTCGGCATGGATCAGATCGAGAATTCGATCGGTGACGGGCACACGTATATCCGGGTTCCTGCCGACGCGCCGGTATTTCCAGTTCATTTTGAGCGGTTCGGGGCGGACTACCGGCTGGTCTCGACGCGCGATGTTCCGGGAGCCCGCGAAGCTCTGGGAGGGCGGTTAATCAGCATTGACGATATGCCGGTGGACCGCGCGCGGGACCTTCTGCTGACGCTGACGCCCGCGGATGAGACGCAAAGCCTACGGGATGTGCGCACCACTGCATTGTTGAACGACGGCATGGTGCTGCATGGATTGGGCATTACGCGCGATCGGGATCGAGTGCGCTATGTCGTGCGAACGGATCGCGGAAATGAAGTGACCGTGGTGTATCAGGGAGAAGCGAACCAAGAGCGAGGCGCTGAGACGACGGAGATTCTTGACCCGGGATGGTTGAGCGCGGTGGCTCATCCAGCTCTCTACCTGCAGCGCTCGGATGAGGGATTCTGGTGCACGTATCTGCGGGAGTCGCGGACGGGCTATTGCAACTTTCGATCGTACAAAGATCTGGAGCATACCTCGCGCGCTTTGACGGAGCTTGTGGAGCAGCATCATCCAGAGAATCTGGTGGTTGATGTGCGGCTGAATGGCGGAGGAAATTGGGACCTGGGGCTGAAGTATGTTGTCAACCCGATTCGGCGTATGTCCAAGATCAATCGGCCGGGGCATCTGTTTGTGCTGATCGGGCCGAGAACGTTTTCAGCGGCCATGGCGAACGCAGAGCACTTTCGCCAACGGACGAAGGCGATTCTGGTGGGGCAGCCGATCGGAGAGAAGCCGAACAGTTATCAGGAGGCGCGGGAGATGGTTCTGCCGAACTCTCGCTGGGTGGCCCGCTATTCCGTGCGGTTCTATCGATTCGTGAATGGCGAAGAAAATCTGGTCCGCCCTGATCAGGACATCCCTGAGAGCTGGACGGATTTTGAGGCGGGGAGCGATCCGGTGATGGATTGGGTACTGGGGAGTGTTTCGGATCGACAGAAGGGCGAGGAGTCTCGCTGAAGGGAACATCTACTTTCGCACTGATGTACCGCGAACGCAATTTCCGCAAGCAATTACTGAGTTACACAGCTGCCATTCTTATTACAGGCTATGGGGCAGCCACCAACGCTGTGGGCCAGACCGGCTCCACCACGCTGCCTGCGGATTGCTCCGCCTACGCATCCGTTCCGCTCCCGCCTGAAGCGGAGAAAGCTGCTGTTCCCAAGGCAGCGCCGGGATGTGCCTCCTACCGCTCGTATCGCGGCATCGGTCGACCGGTCGATTACTCCGCGGCGCGGGCATGTGCATGGCAGGAGCGTCTCGCGCAGAAGGCTGACCTCGGACAAAACCCGAACGAAGGCGCTGCATGGGTTGTCGGCGGGTCGCTGATACTCGCGGATATCTATTTCAACGGCGCCGGAGTCAAGCGCAACATTCCGCTGGCGATGCGGTTCGCGTGTGAATCCGAAGCAGGCATGGCGATGCTGGCGCTGCCGGAGATCCAGAAGCTCAACGGCTCGCTTCCCACGGATGGACCTTTCGAGTTCTGCGATTACGCCGAGACGACGTTCACTGAAAATTTCTGCAGTGGATATGCGGCCGAAATAGCGGATGACCGAAGACACCGTTATTACGATTCACTGAGATCTGCCATGAGTCCTGAGCAGCGGGCGGCGTTTGAAAAGCTGGTTGCGGCTGAGAACGCATACATCGTGGCGCACGCCTCCGAGGTATATCAGGGCGGATCGATTCACAACATACGAACGATCTTCTCGCAGGAGATCCTCGAAGATCTCTTTCACACGGAAGTAGTCCACTTTGAGCGTGGGAAGTGGCCCGCGCTTTCTGCAGATCAAATTAGAAGAGCCGATGCGTTATTGAGTCGCGAAGACGAGAAGACGCTGAAGCGATTGCGAGCTCAGACAAAAGAAGAGACCGAGGACAGTCGTGTGACCGCTGATGATCTGACGAAGGTGGAGCGGGCATGGGAGAACTACCGCGACGCCTGGGTTGCGTTCGCGCGTGTTCGTTATCCGGCGCACGTGGAGGCGATCCGCGCGGAAGTTATCCTGGATCGATATCGACTGTTGAAGACGATCGGGTGATTTGTTGGCGGCACGGCCGAAGCCGCGCCAGCCAAAGAAGTAAATGACCCGCTTGCGGCCCGTCTAAAGATGGGCCCTACCAGAACGTGAGATTTCCCCAAGCATGTGAAGATGGGCGTTCCCAGCGCGAGGGTGGCTACTCGACGGGCTGGTTGCGGCGGGGGCGACGGTTGGCCTGGAGAACTTTTTTGCGCAGGCGGAGCGACTTCGGCGTGACCTCGACGAGCTCATCGTCGGCGATGAATTCGATAGATTGCTCGAGGGTGAGCTGCTTGTAAGGGACTAGGCGGAGGGCTTCGTCGGCGGAGCTGGCGCGCATGTTGGTGAGCTTCTTCTCGCGGACGGCGTTGACGTCGAGATCGTTGTCGCGGGAGTGCTCGCCGATGACCATGCCTTCGTAGACCTCGACGCCGTCGGGGACGAAGAGCACGCCGCGGTCTTGAAGGCCGTTGAGCGCGTAGGTGGTGGTGGTGCCGGGGCGGTCGGAGATGAGCGCGCCGGTGGGACGCTGCGGGATCTCGCCCTGGTAGGGGACGTAGCCGTCGGCGATGGAGTTCATGACGATGGTGCCGCGCGTTTCGGTGAGCATTTCGCTGCGCAGACCAATGAGCCCGCGTGATGGGATTTTGAATTCCATGCGCACGCGGCCGGAGCCGTGGTTGGACATCTTCACCATCTCGCCCTTGCGCGGCCCGAGGCGCTCGATGACCGTGCCGACGAAGTTTTCAGGAATGTCGATGGTGAGGAGCTCGTTGGGCTCCATGAGCTGGCCTTCGATGCGGCGGGTGACGATCTCAGGGCGCGAGACCAGGAGCTCGAAGCCTTCGCGGCGCATCATCTCGATGAGGACGGAGAGCTGGAGCTCGCCACGGCCGAGGACCTTGAAGGTCTCGGGCGAGCCGGTGTCTTCAACGCGGATGGACACGTTGGTGAGGAGCTCTTTTTCGAGGCGCTCCTTGAGATTGCGGCTGGTGACGAACTGGCCTTCGCGTCCGGCGAAGGGCGAGTTGTTGACCGAGAACTGGATGGCGATGGTCGGCTCGTCGATGGTGATGAGCGGGAGCGGTGAGGGATTCTCGATGTTGGTGAAGGACTCGCCGATGGTGATGCCGGGGACGCCGGCGATGGCAACAATGTCGCCAAGCGTGGTCTCGGTGGTGTCGACGCGCTTGAGGCCGTCGAAGGTGAAGAGCTTGGTGATCTTGACGTTCTGGAGCGAGAGGTCGCGCTTGGAGACGGCGACCTCCTGGCCGGTCTTGAGCGTGCCGTTGAAGACGCGCGCGATGGCAAGGCGGCCGAGGTAGTCGGAGTAGTCGAGATTGGTGACGAGGATCTGCAGCGGACCGTCCGGGTCACCTTGCGCGACGGGGATGGTGTTGATGATGAGCTCGAAGAGCGGCTGGAGATCGGTGCCGGGCGTGGCGAGGTCCATGGTGGCGGTGCCGGCTTTGCCGTTGGTGTAGATGACGGGGAACTCGAGCATGGACTCGTCGGCGTCGAGGTCGATGAAGAGGTCATAGACCTCGTTCAGCACTTCCTGGGCGCGGGCGTCGGGGCGGTCGATCTTGTTGATGACGAGGATAGGCGTGAGCTTGGCCTCGAGGGCCTTGGAGAGCACGTAACGGGTCTGCGGCAGCGGGCCTTCGGAGGCGTCGACGAGGAGGACGACGCCGTCGACCATCTTGAGGGCGCGCTCGACCTCGCCGCCGAAGTCAGCGTGGCCGGGGGTGTCGACGATGTTGATCTTGGTGTTCTTGTAGTGGATCGCGGTGTTTTTGGCGAGGATGGTGATGCCGCGCTCTTTTTCGAGGTCGTTGGAGTCCATGACGCGCTCGGCGACGGCCTCATTGGCGCGGAAGGTGCCCGACTGGCGCAGCATGGCGTCGACGAGGGTGGTCTTGCCGTGGTCGACGTGGGCGATGATGGCGATATTGCGAATGGGCTGCGATGCGGTGCTCAAAAGGGCTTCCTCAAATAAAAAGATTCAGGGGTGAGTCGGATGTCCGATGGGTTCAGGCGCGGCGTGTTCACAGAGGCCGGGGCGCGAAAAGAACGCAACTTATTAAGTTTACCGCAGATGCGGCCCCCACTAGGATGGGTGCGGGCTTTTACAGCGTGATTTTCAGGTCGTTTTCGGGAGAAGTTTTTATGAAATTGAAGCTGGGTATTGCGGCCGCAATGGTGGCCGCGTTTTGTACGCTGGCGGCCCAGGAGCCGAGTGGAGCGTTTGAAGGACAGATTGCGGTGAACTGCACGCTGAAAAAGGGGCTAAGCTCGCGGGATGCGAAGGTGGGCCAGGAGATCGCGGCGGTGACAGAGAAGCCGACGACGATCAACGGCGTGGCGATTCCGCGCGGATCGCTGTTGACAGGCCATGTGGTGGATGCGACGGCGTTCAAGAAGGGAGCGAACAGCGCATCGCTGACGATCGTGTTCGACAAGATGGAGCCTAAGAAAGGCACGGCGTTTCCGGTGGAGGCGAGCGTGTATGAGATTGCGCTGTCAGAGAACCAGCGGCTTGCGCAGCGGAGTGATCAGGATCTCGGGATGCGTGGGTCGGCGGCGGAGGCGAATACGACGGCGGCGGTCCGTGGGGGCTCAGACAATATGGACAATCACGTGAGCGGGATGCGATCGGCGGCGGGAGCGCCGGTGCTCGTGGACAGCAAGATTCCGGGTGTGGCGCTTTCGGCGGTTGCGGGCGGCGAGCGGTCGGCGATCATGACGGCGGCGAAGGACGACGTGAGCCTGGTGGGCGGCACGGAGATGGTGATTGGGATGAAGGCGAAGTAACGCGCGGGCATCAGCGAGGGCCGGAGCGGCAGATTGCGCTCCGGCCAATGTGTTTTTGTGCCCTATACTGACGGCGAGATCATGGAAAACTTCGCGACGGATGGCCCGATCAGCACAGTGGAGCGGATGGCGCTCGCGAAGTACTCGCTCGACGGCGCGTACGACGAGATGTTTGCGGCGGCGGACGAACTGCACGACCACTACGAGCCGCTGCTGAAGCTGTTGAAGAGCATGCCGCAAGCGGAGATTCAGCGGCGGAAGCAAGAGGCGGACCTGAGCTTCCTGAACCAAGGCATCACGTTTACGGTGTACGGACAGGAAGAGGGCACGGAGCGAATCTTTCCGTATGATCTGCTGCCGCGGATCATCACGGCAGCCGAGTGGGAGCGCGTGGAGCGTGGACTGACGCAGCGAATTACGGCGCTGAACCTTTTTCTGAAGGACATCTATAACGAGGGGCGGATTCTTAAGGACGGCGTCGTGCCGCGGGAGCTGGTGTACTCGTGCCCGCAGTTCAGAAGGCAGATGAGCGGACTGCAGGTGCCACGCAATGTGTATGTGGCGATCTGCGGGACGGATCTGATCAGGCTGCAGAACGGCGACTTTGTGGTGCTGGAGGACAACCTGCGCGTGCCCAGCGGTGTCAGCTATATGCTGACCAATCGGCGCGTAATGAGGCGGATCTTTCCGCGGCTGTTCCGGCAGTACAACGTGCGGCCGATTGAGAACTACACACAGGTGCTGCTGGGGACGCTGCGGTCGCTGGCGCCGGAGGGACGGGCGGAGCCGAACATCGTGCTGCTGAGTCCGGGTGTGTTCAACTCGGCGTACTTCGAGCATGCGTACCTGGCGAGGCAAATGGGCATTGAGCTCGTGGAAGGGCGCGACCTGGTGGTGCACGATAACGTGTGCTACATGCGGACGACGAGCGGGCTGCGGCGCGTGGATGTGATCTACAGGCGCGTGGACGATGACTTCATCGATCCGCTGGCGTTGCGCGCGGACTCGATATTGGGCGTGGCGGGGCTGTTCAATGCGTATCGCGCGGGGAACGTGACGCTGGCGAATGCGTTCGGCACGGGAGTGGCCGATGACAAGGCTATCTATGCGTTCGTGCCTGACATCATTCGCTACTACCTGCAGGAGGATGAGATTCTCCCGAATGTGAAGACGTTTCTTTGTTATATCGATAAGGAGCGCGATCATGTGCTGGCGAACCTCGACAAGCTGGTGGTGAAGGCTGTGGGCGAGTCGGGCGGGTATGGGATGCTGATCGGGCCGCACGCGTCGCAGAAGGAGCGCGAAACGTTTGCGGAGAAGATCAGGGCGAATCCGCGGAACTATATTGCGCAACCGACGATCAGCTTCTCGCGCGCGCCGTGCTTGATTGGAGATGAGTTGCAGCCGAGGCATGTGGACCTGCGGCCTTATGTGCTGTACGGCGATAAGGTGACGATTGTGCCGGGTGGCTTGACACGGGTGGCACTGCGGCAGGGCTCGCTGGTGGTGAACAGCTCGCAGGGTGGGGGGTCGAAGGATACGTGGGTGCTGAGCGAGTGAGGCGATGGATTGCGGCAGCTGTGATGCTCATGGGCGCGGGCGCGATGTGGGCCCAGGCGCCGGCGGGCTCGCCGCGGATGGTGATCATCGACCAGGATGGGAGCGGGCCGGGCGGGTCGAACCAGATGTCCATGATGGTGCTGCTGCAGTCGCCGCAGTGCAGAGTGCTGGGCATCACGATGGTGAGCGGCAACGCGTGGGAGCCCGAGGAGGTTGCGCATACGCTGCGCATGCTGGAGCTGATTCATCGCACGGATGTTCCGGTGGTGCCGGGCGCGGTGTTCCCGCTGGTGCGCACGCAGAGTGAGTCGATGAGTGAGCGGGGGCTGACAGGAAGCTTTTACTGGTATGGCGCGTGGGGTGATGTCTCGGACAAGACCAACAACCGGCCGTATCACGGGCCGTTCGTTGTGCCGCCGCTGACTGAGGGCGAACCCCACGCGAAGCCGCTGGATGAGGATGCGGCGCACTTTTTAATTCGGCAGGTGCACGCGCATCCGCATGAGGTGACGATCTATGCCGCGGGACCGCTGACGAATGTTGCGCTGGCGATATCGATCGACCCGGAGTTCGCGGAGATGACAAAGGGGATTGTGATTATGGGCGGAAGCCTGGCACCGCAAGGAGATGATCCGGAGTACGCGACGCATCCGCGACACGAGTTCAACTTCTGGTTCGATCCCGAGGCGGCGCACATCGTTTTGCGCGCGCCGTGGCCGCGCATCGATCTGACAACGGTGGACATCTCGGTGAAGACGCAGTTTACGAAGGAGATGTTGAAGCAGATTGCGCAGTCAAACACGCCGGCCGCGCAATACATCGCGAGATATACGGACGAGTTTTATTA
This genomic interval from Acidobacteriaceae bacterium contains the following:
- a CDS encoding lysozyme inhibitor LprI family protein, with product MYRERNFRKQLLSYTAAILITGYGAATNAVGQTGSTTLPADCSAYASVPLPPEAEKAAVPKAAPGCASYRSYRGIGRPVDYSAARACAWQERLAQKADLGQNPNEGAAWVVGGSLILADIYFNGAGVKRNIPLAMRFACESEAGMAMLALPEIQKLNGSLPTDGPFEFCDYAETTFTENFCSGYAAEIADDRRHRYYDSLRSAMSPEQRAAFEKLVAAENAYIVAHASEVYQGGSIHNIRTIFSQEILEDLFHTEVVHFERGKWPALSADQIRRADALLSREDEKTLKRLRAQTKEETEDSRVTADDLTKVERAWENYRDAWVAFARVRYPAHVEAIRAEVILDRYRLLKTIG
- a CDS encoding protein-disulfide reductase DsbD domain-containing protein — encoded protein: MNPSSFRSALFLFAATLVASVALAAPPTPAHWAVQGPKSPAAPGASFTLTLTAHIDPGWHIYALEEPEGGPIATQIGLAEGDPLTLLDVAEPEPRMVPDPVLRQPTGMFQNAADFTVKVRAPRSLPSGASSRILVRYQSCNDQICLPPHTETITLPLHGIVR
- the typA gene encoding translational GTPase TypA, with protein sequence MSTASQPIRNIAIIAHVDHGKTTLVDAMLRQSGTFRANEAVAERVMDSNDLEKERGITILAKNTAIHYKNTKINIVDTPGHADFGGEVERALKMVDGVVLLVDASEGPLPQTRYVLSKALEAKLTPILVINKIDRPDARAQEVLNEVYDLFIDLDADESMLEFPVIYTNGKAGTATMDLATPGTDLQPLFELIINTIPVAQGDPDGPLQILVTNLDYSDYLGRLAIARVFNGTLKTGQEVAVSKRDLSLQNVKITKLFTFDGLKRVDTTETTLGDIVAIAGVPGITIGESFTNIENPSPLPLITIDEPTIAIQFSVNNSPFAGREGQFVTSRNLKERLEKELLTNVSIRVEDTGSPETFKVLGRGELQLSVLIEMMRREGFELLVSRPEIVTRRIEGQLMEPNELLTIDIPENFVGTVIERLGPRKGEMVKMSNHGSGRVRMEFKIPSRGLIGLRSEMLTETRGTIVMNSIADGYVPYQGEIPQRPTGALISDRPGTTTTYALNGLQDRGVLFVPDGVEVYEGMVIGEHSRDNDLDVNAVREKKLTNMRASSADEALRLVPYKQLTLEQSIEFIADDELVEVTPKSLRLRKKVLQANRRPRRNQPVE
- a CDS encoding EAL domain-containing protein; the protein is MQLSAHHIVQSLEQGEFVPCFQPLVDLRSGEIHGFEILARWQHPTLGLISPGVFIPLIEQYRLANNLTASLLISAFAEVRSLPQNFGLSVNVSPAQLHDRSLPKLIDIIAEEAEFDLSRLTVELTESALVDDLELAGSVARQLKQRGMRLALDDFGTGYSSLLHLQSLPFDELKVDASFVRSITETRQSRKITAAVIGLGLSLGLTTVAEGIEHQSQANLLAWQGCSLGQGFLYGKAVPAAELLGILARPEPFPGVNTEAPPAISSRFLSVDAQPTERFSQLRAIYDGAPVGLGFVNTQLRYVNLNQRLAQSNNKPIESHLGRKVSEVLSPELYAQVEPFLHRALQGESLRNIEFSSTPIAGEPARTLMVCYEPVRDEAGEILGVCISVADISALKQKEQALRESEDHYRHTVELNPQIPWVADPDGNVISISSRWHALTGKPAENRDWLECVHPEDRPLAVAAVQHCLRTGDPLDIEYRVQSEGRWLWMRGRGYPRRDENGRIIRWYGSAENIDEHKRAVDELRCGEARLRALFQAAPVGIVLVESSTGRVLRANPHAEQLVGFRFTPDMVWSHQGWHLFDSNGNHIPEASMPLTSAMRTGRTTRSEEILLRDPDGRRRWLNITAAPVRLENGTQWGAVMIVQDIEADVRRDEQRLLELTGLSRGISNDGRASAIASA
- a CDS encoding circularly permuted type 2 ATP-grasp protein — protein: MENFATDGPISTVERMALAKYSLDGAYDEMFAAADELHDHYEPLLKLLKSMPQAEIQRRKQEADLSFLNQGITFTVYGQEEGTERIFPYDLLPRIITAAEWERVERGLTQRITALNLFLKDIYNEGRILKDGVVPRELVYSCPQFRRQMSGLQVPRNVYVAICGTDLIRLQNGDFVVLEDNLRVPSGVSYMLTNRRVMRRIFPRLFRQYNVRPIENYTQVLLGTLRSLAPEGRAEPNIVLLSPGVFNSAYFEHAYLARQMGIELVEGRDLVVHDNVCYMRTTSGLRRVDVIYRRVDDDFIDPLALRADSILGVAGLFNAYRAGNVTLANAFGTGVADDKAIYAFVPDIIRYYLQEDEILPNVKTFLCYIDKERDHVLANLDKLVVKAVGESGGYGMLIGPHASQKERETFAEKIRANPRNYIAQPTISFSRAPCLIGDELQPRHVDLRPYVLYGDKVTIVPGGLTRVALRQGSLVVNSSQGGGSKDTWVLSE